One stretch of Armigeres subalbatus isolate Guangzhou_Male chromosome 2, GZ_Asu_2, whole genome shotgun sequence DNA includes these proteins:
- the LOC134210366 gene encoding 3-phosphoinositide-dependent protein kinase 1-like: MSEATNEPSESPGNPSRIRRCASDFIFGRKIGEGSFSAVYLAKDIHTRKEWAVKVCEKRQIIRERKQDYVKREREALNRMSGVPGFLKLFCTFQDSTKLFFVVKYAPNGTLLQLMDKVKQLDQISIRFYAAQILLAIEEMHAKNIIHRDLKPENILLDEDFHVLIGDFGSARIEDNKVQKEAQRSDLDNQGGPSRRGSFVGTAQYVSPEILRGKGSSESSDLWSFGCILYQMMSGIPPFQGANDYLIFQKINNMEISFPENFNSDAENLIRKLLVQDPLERIGINDVERYKSIRSHTFFEGVDFSTIRAISAPVSLALPAVEQKSFSADMKPGLDPEQVARLLEQDLFGTKEQGNASNVP, encoded by the exons ATGAGCGAGGCCACAAACGAACCGAGTGAATCCCCCGgcaatccttcaagaattaggCGTTGCGCTTCAGACTTCATCTTTGGGCGTAAAATAGGCGAAGGAAGCTTCAGTGCCGTCTACTTGGCAAAAGATATTCACACCAGGAAAGAATGGGCAG TGAAAGTTTGCGAGAAGCGGCAAATCATCCGCGAACGCAAACAAGACTACGTGAAACGGGAACGTGAAGCGCTGAATCGGATGAGTGGTGTGCCAGGCTTTCTGAAGCTGTTCTGTACCTTTCAAGACTCGACAAAGTTGTTCTTTGTGGTGAAATACGCACCAAATGGCACGCTATTGCAATTGATGGATAAAGTAAAACAGCTAGATCAAATTTCGATAAGATTTTACGCTGCTCAAATATTACTGGCGATAGAAGAAATGCATGCCAAGAATATCATACACAGAGATTTGAAGCCGGAAAATATCCTATTGGATGAGGATTTCCATGTTTTGATAGGCGATTTTGGTTCAGCACGTATTGAGGACAACAAGGTGCAAAAAGAGGCCCAAAGATCGGATTTAGATAACCAAGGAGGACCATCGAGGCGTGGAAGTTTCGTGGGAACAGCGCAGTACGTTTCACCGGAAATTTTGCGTGGGAAAGGCTCCAGTGAATCATCGGATTTATGGTCGTTTGGCTGCATCTTGTATCAGATGATGTCCGGGATTCCTCCATTTCAAGGGGCAAACGATTATTTGATATTTCAGAAAATCAACAATATGGAAATATCGTTCCCAGAGAATTTTAACTCGGATGCAGAAAATTTAATTCGCAAGCTACTGGTCCAAGACCCATTGGAAAGGATAGGCATCAATGATGTTGAACGTTACAAGAGCATACGGAGTCATACATTTTTTGAAGGCGTGGATTTTTCCACGATTCGAGCGATTAGTGCTCCCGTTTCGCTGGCACTCCCAGCTGTAGAGCAAAAAAGTTTCTCAGCTGACATGAAGCCGGGTTTAGATCCTGAACAAGTAGCGAGACTGTTAGAACAAGATTTGTTCGGTACGAAAGAACAAGGCAACGCTTCCAATGTTCCGTAG